Within the Polyodon spathula isolate WHYD16114869_AA chromosome 57, ASM1765450v1, whole genome shotgun sequence genome, the region tgttttgtattacattatatgCACCTttccacaaaaataaaatataatatcatCTGTAACCTTTTCTCATGTACTATTTAAAGACTATTTTTCAAGcgttaactcatgagttattgaaaaaaatgttttgtccaAAGTctgattttattaatacaattaaagttccatattcctgaaactgttctggACTTTTGGCAGTTTTCAATAACTAACATTAAAGAACAGTTTTACCaacattaaactttattttatttataaagcacattctTTAAACAACTCACGAACGCAAGCTTTGTGAGTGGAGCCCATTCTGCACTTctaaaaaatgattgtttttatGAGGAGTTGCCCATTCCTGTCTTATAACATTGAGCCTATAAATCACACTGCGCTAACTGAGCAGGACTGTAACTCAGCCATGCTTGTGGGATTTGTCATCCTGCCTCCAAGGTGCTTATTTTCCATTTGAACTGCAGCCGTTGAGCAACAGCCACACCCAGCAGCGTTACGTGTTTGAGTGAGTCTGCTGAAGATAACAGGAAAGAGTGTGCAGTCATGCAGCTGGGACTGGAAGCAAACGCAATGTGGTTAACCAGCTGCAGATCTCTTACGTGTGGCTAGTTCCTTGACTTTTATAATGTTTACAATCATGTTggctcttattgcaattactcaagtattgtaatatatatatagacacacacacacacacacacagctctggaaaaaattaagagaccactgcaaaatgttgggtgactttatgccactcctggcacaaaaattcaagcagctcggctttgtttgatggcttgtgaccatccatcttcctcttgatcacattccagaggttttcaatggggttcaggtctggagattgggctggccatgacagggtcttgatctggtggtcctccatccacaccttgattgacctggctgtgtggcatggagcattgtcctgctgggaaaaccaatcctcagagttggggaacattgtcagagcagaaggaagcaagttttcttccaggacaaccttgtacttggcttgactcATGCCAAAgttgcccgattccagccttgctgaagcacccccagatcatcactgatcctccaccacatttcacagtgggtgcgagacattgtggcttgtaggcctcttcaggtctccgtctaaccatgagacgaccaggtgttgggcaaatctgaaaactggactcatctgggggtgcttcagcaaggcaggaatcgggcagatttgtctttgtgaagaacacatgaatcaagccaagtaaaagattgtcctggaagaaaacttgcttccttctgctctgacaatgttccccaactctgaggattggttttcccagcaggacaatgctccatgccacacagccaggtcaatcaaggtgtggaaggaggaccatcagatcaagaccctgtcatggccagcccaatctccagacctgaaccccattgaaaacctctggaatgtgatcaagaggaagatgggtggtcacaagccatcaaacaaagccgagctgcttgaatttttgtgccaggagtggcataaagtcacccaacatcaatgtgaaagactggtggagagcatgtcaagacgcatgaaagctgtgcttgaaaatcagggttattccaccaaatattgatttctgaactcttcctaagttaaaacattagtattgtgttgtttaaaaatgaatctgaacttattttctttgcattattcgaggtcggacaacactgcatcttttttgttattttgaccagttgtcattttctgcaaataaatgatctaaatgacaatatttttatttggaatttgggagaaatgttgtcagtagtttatagaataaaacaaaaatgttcattttacccaaacacatacctataaatagtaaaaccagagaaactgatcattttggagtggtctcttaattttttcagagctgtatatatattattggtaGGTTTGCAGTGTTACATATGTCTGAACAGAATAACTCACAGGCTAgatcaaaatctaaaaaaaaaaggtagtggtTAGGATGTGGACATGTAATTTAAAGTGACTAACTCTTTAAGAATCCAGCAGTTCATTACTGAATGGGGGTCATCTTTTGTTCTTCTGCCTTTTTTGACTAGGTATGTGAGTTGCAATAGTGACATTCAAATTGACAATCTCAGATTGGGGAGTAAAATGTGGGCACTCTAATTTATTTCTATACTACAAAATGGCACAATTACATATAAGGGACACACCTTTTCATAACATAGCACCTACAAAACAATTTGCATAAAATCCTTGCGGtataaattataacaaaatattttataagataaaaactacaaaaaaatccTGCAATTCAGAGTTTTCTATAAAAATAGTCCCCTAAGCAGTTTATGTGAGCTGCTGGGTTGAATCTCCTTCTGCTCTCTGGGTTTTCCTTCGTGCTGGTGTTCAGGCCACTTTGGTGAGCTGCATGTCTCCCCACACTTTGAGGGCAGTGAGAGAGGACAGCTCCTGGATACGATGAGCGAAGCCACACAGCGGCTGCCCATCCACCATGACCCGAAACTGCTGGTGTTCACACAGGATCTCCATCTGAGAAAAAGGGCAGCGTGAGCACTGGAGGGCAGCGTAGCTACCCTGAAATACTAAAGACTGGAGCACGTAGCTTTGCATTTTTGTGACATTTACAATCATTTTGATTGCTTTTTATTGCTATTACTCaaatacgttttttttgtttgtttggcatcCAAGACTAGACCAGCCAAATTGTCTTTATAGAGTAAGAGCCAGCTGCAAAAGTGAAAAGCTAGTGGGTATTACTAGATGGAGCTGCTTTTACAGCCCCCGAAAGCCAAGCAaagccaagcatttaaaaaaacacaacacgtaCTAACTGTTATTATTGTCTAATATGCAAATAGGATGGGTTGTCCTGACTGAATCCATTTATTTGGCAAAACAGGATCACAAGCAAAAGATCTGTCGGAGCTAATAAACAACACCCCTCCTTGCGCCTGTATCGCAGAGCGAGCCACGTACTTTAAAGGTTTCCCCAGCAGAGAAGGGGAAGTAGTGGATGTTCTTCTCCGCTGCGCCCCACTCCCCGCAGACCCTGGCGTTCCTCACAATGGAGCGATCCTGGAAACTCACGGACAACTGCAGCCCCACATCCGTCTCGGGATCCTTGGAGCTGCAGGCCAGGTTCACTGCCATGCTGTGGAGAAGGTGATCACAGAGTCAGTCCACTGCATATTCATAGCCTATTCCAAGTTTTTCACAGCCATCTAAGAGCATGGGCAGAATAACATGTGTTTATAGTCTATAGTACTTCAGGTCTTGTTTCAAGGCTGTTAGGCTCATATAAGGCCCTGTTTTGAAGCACAAAGGCAAAGAATTCTTGCTTTGATTATTTtctttgctagttttttttttttacacctaaattatttttttatttctctcctgCATTTGCAGTTTCTTAAAACGAGACTCATATGGGCATATTGACAGACTAGTatctctcaacactgcagaccccTTGGTTATCCAGGGATTACTCCTAGAAATTTTTATTtagagaactgaaggttcagtgggagtcctccgatcccacgaccaagccagcttccttttctacacccaggaactcaagagcagatgtcagcgagctaccctTGCAGGTGATGGTCTGCGCTCActaggcgcctggccagtagggtccgctgtagcgcgatgaggagaaacagcccattctggttttgcctccctaacccaggGACTCCCCAGCGAAGATCAGCGATTTTagacagccaggatgtgaacctgcgctcccctgactgcacagcacacacccatGCTTCTACCAGGCGAGTCACTCGGGGACCCCTATTTCAATCTTTTCTAAACATGTTTTTTCCATCCATTGTCAGTAGCCCTTAAAAAGTGAATGGTGAAATGAATGCATTGGCAACAACAGAATAAACATAACATACCTGCATTTGAAAACCATGTTAAACTGCAAAAATGCTGTGCCAATTTACCATGGTAGACCTGTAAATGGGTATACTCttacagaacatttttattttaatgtcacTTTAAAGGCAGCGTGTAAATGTTTGAGGGACTTCACATCAACTAGTTCTGAGAGTCACattcaaaatgtttctgaatgCAAAGGTCACAAGAAAATAAAGTGAGTCACGACCATGGAGTGAAATGGGATAATGAACTACGGTGTAATTACATAGGGGTGGTGGATCAGTCAGCATTACCCAACAGGCTTTTGTGCCAACTGCAGAATCCTGCGTACAGCGAACTACAGGGGTTTCATTATGTTTCAAATGTGCTCAGGGCATCTAGATTACTGCCTGCCATTATTTTCagttaatatatacatttgacCCTGAGGTCTATATAATTTATCTGATTGCAGAGCTAAATACTGCTGTTGTGTCAATTGATCTATCTGTACCAATTGTTTTATATTGGTACAGACAGATATACTCCAAAGAGAATTTCCATGTTATATTTTCATGAACTTGACTCACATTAGGGGTTACtttctgtttaattttctaaAAGATTAAACTGTAGGATTTTACTTTAACTACTTGGTAATGTTTGTAAgcaatcagaaaagccatcataaTAAACTCTTAAAGCAGTTTTGACAAAGATGCCACCTACTGAGTCTATGAAGAACAGTCAAGGCATGTAGCTCAATGAAATGAATGCTTTATTAAGCAGCAAACCCCCAGCCTTACAATCAGACCAGAACCTCTGGGGAAGGCTCTGCCCCTTGAAAGCAATGTTGCTAACAGGAAACAGCAACACAcggagagagcgagagaaggcTTCACAAGACAGCGGGCTGAGGAAGCTCAGCTTGCTGCACAGACACATGCTAGTCAAGGTGACTCCCACACACTTGCACAAACAGCCACCAAACTCGCACACGGACCCTAGATAAACAGGGTCACAAACAGCAAATACGATCCAACTATTTACAAGAAACCACCTTAATAACAAAACTGTCCCACAGGCCCACAGTCCTCTGAGGAACTATTTACAGAAGTCCTCGTCTGCCGGGTCAGCCTCAGTTTGCTGCACCGTCTCCCTTCCCGGACAGTCCAGCAGACGGCACTGCAGCAAGGGCGCTCTCTGACTCGCTGCACTATTAAGTGacaaaacgttagtttacctatcataaacctggttccctgaaagagaagatagcCACCAAAACATGGTTATGGGACAcaataacgatgttttggtggccatcttcgaactGAAAAGGAACTTTAAACACTGTTATTTTAAGGACTGTTCTTAAACTTGATTGACTGAAtcaaaatgggatttaaaaaatcaACGTTCTTAAAACATTGGTGACAAATAAGGGGCCGTGTTCCCAAAGTTTCGAGTCAGGAGGTATTTAAAAAGGCTGGTTTGACATGAGCGCTGTTTGGCATTCATGAAACTATTCTAGTCTTCTGCTGGCTTATTAAACAGCAGCCTACAAAAGTATAACTCCTGAGTTAAAGCTGTATGACAAGAAAAGGGTGATAATATTGCCAGTTCGAATAAGAGGTGACCCCTATACAAGTTTGCCATGGTGAATCTGCACAGTCATTTTACAGTTCTAATGCTTTTCCCATAGCTCTAcgatgcatttcccatagtttgccatgttttgaaATATGCtttcctctctgttctttacaaagcttgcctatgctttattacactttgctgtgggtttactgtgggaaactttgaTTTCTCACAGTACAGCATTGAGTTTGAATGCTTTAGTTTTATTCCTTTCATTGGCAGCAGCTTGAGATTCCTTATCTCTGAGCATCACGTCTCAGATACCAGAAACAAGACTGGCAGAGCTGTTCACAGCAGAATCCTTCACTtctatatttgcattatttattttacatgaagaacacacaaaactgtttacttgacAGAAAGTGTTTTCTGATAAAGATCTTGTGTTTTTTGGCTGCAGCAGCAGGTTTGATTTCATCTTTTCCCACATTTCAAAAACTGTGCTTATTTGTATTCCAGACCAGACGAAaggttttaaatagttttgtgcTAAGGGACTTTTTAAAGTCGGTTCTGTGGCGCATGGCTTTCATCCAGGCAATGATTCAACTTTCAACACTGTAGACCTGTATAGAGGTCTAGAGAAGATATAGCAGCAGGCAAACCAGTGAACTAGTCaataaactcatttttaaaaatcccTGTTTAAAGCCTTCTTTCTTGTAGGAGTATCTTTGTCTCAATCTACAGCATAACGCAGCATCACACCCTTCTGTTGCATCCCCAAGCTCAGggtgtctgtgctgtgtgctcTAAGTGGGTATCAGGTGAACTTCAGTCCTAAGGGTGATTAAAACACACTCTGCAAAAATGAACACCACTGTTATGTATTGTGTCTTCCCATTACCCAGTACCTGAGACATTGTTTAAAAGCTGCAGTGTAACCTATAATTATGTTCAATTTTGCATGAAATATTTTCTTAAGGCATTCTATTGGGCTCACCACATTGAATATTCAGATTGTTTATACTGAACAAAATGTTATGCACTGTTAAAGCTTGGCAGGAATTAAGATAACATtacaataaacaatattttaaagcaaGCTTTTGGTTGACTGAAATGGCGCCACAAGGATCCTCAAGTGTCCACtggtgcagtggcctgaaacctccTGAAACCGACGGAGTGTCTGTGTTCCCAGGGCTCAGTTAATCAGCCCTGTAACCCTGTCTCCGTGTTCCCAGGGCGTCAGTTCATCAGCCCTGTAACCCTGTCTCCGTGTTCCCAGGGCGTCAGTTCATCAGCCCTGTAACCCTGTCTCCGTGTTCCCAGGGCGTCAGTTCATCAGCCCTGTAACCCTGTATAACTGACCTCTTTGGCTGTGGGTTTACTCTCCCCATTACAGTGAGCTTCATAGACGGCTTCAGACCACCTCGGATTTCACCAACATAGAGGCCATCctgcagaaagacaaacaaaaattcTAAATTCTCACAACTGCCTCACAATTCTGACATAAAATCTACTGGCAGCAGTATTTTGGGGGTTTCCCGTTATCATACTCTACTACCAGTAAGAACCCCCCGAAAAGACTGCTGCCAGTAGTTTATCATCAGGGCTATAGAGACATACTTATATTATTGACTTAGAGTTTAGAGAAAGTGAAATGGGTGGTTATACTGAGAATTTGTTTTGGGCAGCAAGGAATCAGCTGCCTTAGTGCCAGTAAAAATCTTACTGACTGGTAGTAACATCTGCCATTTATTTCCAACATTGTGTCTGCAAACTTTGATGCACACTGCTTCACAAACAGCAGCTGAAGGGCCCGTACTGACGCGCTTACATTCAACAGATCTTAATTACCTTTATGTGGCTCTCGTGCACTTCAGCACATTATTACAGAAAATCGTATGCTGGCAACGCCGcctattatttcaatatttatttgtttattgttgctATTCTATTTTGGGGAAACATGCCGTTATGTTGTTTTGTAGATAACAAAACCAAACCCAGTGGTTGGCGTTAAAAAGCTCCAcgttaaaaatacaatttaaacattaCTGCCGCCTGCTTTGTGGCTGTAATTTGATCATCAATGCATCTTGACTATAAAACTGAATTTTCCTGGAACTAAcaagttttacacacacacacacacacacacacacacacacacacacacacacacaca harbors:
- the si:ch211-10a23.2 gene encoding galectin-related protein B yields the protein MAENDKFTTDGLYVGEIRGGLKPSMKLTVMGRVNPQPKSMAVNLACSSKDPETDVGLQLSVSFQDRSIVRNARVCGEWGAAEKNIHYFPFSAGETFKMEILCEHQQFRVMVDGQPLCGFAHRIQELSSLTALKVWGDMQLTKVA